CCTGCGTTCGCCGAAAGGGAGCGTGTGAACCGGAGGTTTCAAAGGCTGCTCTTACACAACGCATTAGTGATAATCGCAGGGTCACAACCACGCCTAGGGCGTGGTCAGGACCCTGCGAAACCACATTGTGACACAGCCTGTAGGTTTGAGCCGGACACCCGAGGCGGCAGATGTGGACATTTGCCGGGCACGAAACTTGACGTAACGGGACCAATAAAGCCGGGTTTTACAAACTACAACAGAATGGCCAGCTTGCCGATCTGGACACGACCGTCGGGTGACTCCACCGTCCAGTAATACCATCCACTCACTGCCAACTGATGATTCTGTGTCACCAGATGCCAATCATGGTCGCGCGCGACCGGGTCGGCAGGATCGAAATCATGACGAATCTCACGCACCAGATCACCGTCGGGAGTATGGATTCTTATGATGCACTTGGGCGGCAGGTTGGTGAAGTGAATCGTATGTACGCGGTACTTGGGAAGGTCCGAGCGCGTCCGCAGTTCATAGCCCTTGTCTCGAAAGCCCGCATCGCCACGATACGGATTCGGATAGACATAGACATTGCCAAACTCGCCGGACGCTTCGGCTTCGGAGTTGATAGGGTACGCTTCGACCATAACATCGGTGATAACTGTTTCAAGAGCGTCAACCCCACCGGTGGGCGAGCCGAAATCGAAAGCCGTGACGCTCACCCAATAGGGTACCGTTGGCAGAAGATTCTCGATAGTATACTCATACTCAAAGAACTTCAGGCTACTATCCTCAGTGTAGTAATCGTCGGTCAGTTCGTCGACAGGTATCCCTCTGGGGTCCGGGGCTTGCGGGAAGCGTTTTCGAATTGGCATGTCTTCCGGGTATTGAGTCGTATTGAAATCGTGCGGGACGAAGTAAAACACTGAGTCACCGAACTCCCGGTGGAAGAAGGGTCGGCTGTGGGGGTAATGGAGAGGGTGGAAGCTTGAATCGTCGCACGGATTAGAACCGCCGCCGTATAAACAACGCAACTCACGGAGCGTGAATGGAACATCCATCAGAACAAAACCGGGTTCCGGGAAACCGATTTCGTCCACACGTTCGTTGTCCCAGGTGTAGCGGTCGTAGTTTTCACGGTCGTACGATGCCACCACAGAGAAGCTTGCTTTACGATTGTCGCGTCCGATATAGATACGATAACCTTCGAAGTCGGCAATGCCCGAAAAGACATCCTTCTCGGTTTCGGATCGCTGGCCGTTAATCCGGACGTGTAACCCGCGAACAGTCGGCGTGACCCAGAACTCCGGGGCCGGTGGGGGCGACGCACCTCGAAAATCCGGAACGCCGTCGCCCCGATACCAAAAAGTGTCGGCTTCGGTCAGGAGCCATCCACTGTCAGACAGCGTCGATTCCACACCACACACTCTGAACTCACCCCGATAACCGTCATTGTCGGTGTCATAGCCGGGGTTATCATATATCCAGCGCGCCCACCTGGCATTGAGCGCCAAATCAGAGAAGTCGACATTGGAGTAGTACTCGTAAGGGCGGTCAGGCAAATTGTCGGCATTGAAAAGGTCGGAGTGGAAGTTTTCGCCCAGCACAGTCGCAAAGGAAAGCGGAAGCGAAGCGTATGGACCCACCTGGAAGGGACCATACGACAACAAGTACTGCATTCCTCCCCCTTGCGCCACCCCGTCGGCAATTTCCGGGCCCGGATACGGCCATGTTTGATGGCCCGGTGCGATACGTCCGGTGCGCACCTGATCATAGTCGAACTCTTCATTGGACATGACGAAGTACTTTTCTGCATCCGTGTATGGTACTCCTGTGCCACCGCTTTCAAATCTCCTGTAGTGGTCGCGTGACTGAGGGCCAAAGTCAGTCCCGCCCCAACCCCATGTCCACCAGTTGTACGAGAGGTCCCAGTCGGCGGAGGGTGACCGCAGGATTTCAGTACCGGCGACGCTAAAGATCGACCGACTCAGCAACCATGTAGCCCCCCCGTACCACAGCCGTTCGGCTCGATATAACCACCTCCTCGGTGGGACATACTCATACCAATCTCCATCGGCGTCGGCCGCCCAGGCCAGGTTAAGTGTATCATCAAATTCGCAACCCCGGTGCGATGGGAAGGTGCGCAGAAAACCACAAATGTCGTCACCGTACCCCCCTGCGAAGCCTACGGAGGAAGTCACAAATAGTCCAATGTATACATCCTTTAGCGGTCGGTAATCCATGTTTTCGATCTTGAGGTCGTACAGCACAAAGTCCTCTGCGTATTGGTAAGACCAGGCATACGATTTTTGAGTAACCTTGATGCCTATCGGTTTGGGACGCCGTGAGCCCCACGCCCATCGGTGAAGAGACTCCAGGGTGTCATAGTAAACGGCGATAATATCTTGCTCAGAGTGAGCTCCTTCATATTCGGGTGACTCGGGGTCCAGAATCGAACGGCGCTCCATCTGTCCGGATGGCGCAAAATCCGGTGCAAACTCACTTCGCCCCCACCAGTCATCTTCACCGCTTGTCACCAGAGTATCAATTCCCACAATCGCGCCCACCCACAGGGCAGCACTATGGAGATGTTCAAGCCCCGTTTGTTTCGGATACTCGCAGACCCATTGAGGAGCATCCCAGTTGATTATTTCAAAACAACCCCCATACCCATCCCCATACCTTTCTTTCATCACAAATCCGCCTGGACGGCCGACATTTGATACGGCCAGCTTCAGTTTGCCGACATTGTGGAATGTGTTGCAGTAAGCCGGTTCATCGACCAGACTCATCCCGCTGGAAGGGGGGTTGTCCCCGGCCGGAGAGCGAGCAGATACGGTGGTGACCGTCAGCAAAAAACAGCATACGACCGCTCGGCAAAGAGCCGGAAATCGGGATTGACTCAACACGCAGGACCTCCTCTGTCTAAGTACAGCGCTCGGGTCAGTGAGGCAGGAGGTGGAACTTGCCACAGTCAGAGTCTGTAGCAACGCATGCTCAAGCTAAGGCTATAACCACGCTTCAACAAGGGATTTGTGGAGGAGTTTGTTGATTATGCAGAAGCACAATTGTGCAAACTTCCGCAATCGACTTCACGGCTGCGCCATCGCAAGGGAGAGTATTCTACTGTCTCACATAAAGATACGCAAGTCGTCTAAAGGGGCACACTAATTGCATTGTGGAAGGCATGGAGTGCTTCTTCGGTTCGTATGAGCTACCGTCCGATAACCAGCTGGCCAAGAGCGCGGTGGTGACTTTTATCATCCCGGATATCGGGATATCGTTTAAGGCGCCGTTTTCCGGAGCCAATTCGGACCATTCCGACTTTGCCTCGCTACTGGCTTTGCTCGAATTCATCGACAGTAATCAGAAGTACTTTTCCAACCACACCTACCAGATATTTGGAAACAACCACCACGTCATCAACGCCGTGAACCGTGTCGAACATCCGCCCGGTGAATTCGCCAACCTTTTGGAAAGAGCGTTGGACTACCGTTCCAAATATCGCTTCTCTCTCGACTGGGTCGCCGCCCGCGACAATCCGATCTTCGATCAGCTTTTTGATTGACGCCATCATCCTGCCGGGAGTATAATCATATATGATAACTCCCCGGACACTGAGGACCGAGGTATCCGCCGGTAAATTTCATCCCGCCTACTATTTTTTCGGCGCCGACGACTACCGCATTGTCGAGGCACAGAAATTTCTGGTCCACAGTTTCATGCCGGACATGCTGAAACTGACCAATTGCCGCAAGATGGATGCTCGTAAAGCTTCATGCACCGAAGTACTCACCGAGCTGGCCACCCTGCCAATGCTTGGTGAAAAACAGGCCGTGATTGTCTCGAACTTTCAAAGCTACAAACCGACCGAAGTCGACAGAATCCTGAAGATGCTCACACCAGCCGACCCCAACCGTCTGGTCATCCTGTCCTCTCCGGTGGCCAAGGCGCCCAAGAGCAAGTCCGCTTTCATCAAAAAGATGAACAGTCTGGTGCAGGTAGTCGAATTCAAGAAGATTGCCCAGGAGGACGTGAAGAAAACGATTCGCAGTCGGCTGCAAAAAGTCGAAATAGGGATTGAGCCCCAGGCTTTGACCTTGCTCTCGGCGTTAGTGGCTGGTAATCTCGGGCCGATGGAGGCTGAGATTAACAAGCTGATCAACTACAAGCAAGCCGGCGAAACGGTGACCGAGGAAGATATCTCATCGGTCTGCTCCGGTTATGCCGACTACAGCATATTCGCGTTGGCCGATGAGATCGTGGCCGGGCGAACACAGACGGTGCTCAAGATGATCGACGGGTTGATTGCCGACGGAAACGCCCCCTTTGTCATCGCCTCACTGTTGCAGGCCCATTTTATCAGCCTCTACCTTGTCAAGAGCGGCAAAAAGCCGTTGGGCAATCGGAGTTTCCTGGTTGCTAAGTTTCGTCAGCAAGCCGCCCTGTATGACCAGAGTCGCCTGGAACGGATTATTATCGAAATCGCCGCCACCGATGCCGAGTTTAGAAAACAAGCCCTAAGACCTGAGGCGGCGCTTGAGATTCTGGCCCTGAAAGTGATCGGCGGCAAGTTTTAGATGGATGAAACTTCTCCGGAAGAAAAGGCCGGATCGCCGGTAAACAAAAGTGAGGCCGCCACCAGCGAGCGCAGCCTGATTGAGGCCGCACAAAACGGCGACCAGAGAGCTTATGGCCTGCTGATTCGCAGCCACCAGAAGCGGCTGTTTCGATTTGTTTACGGTTTGTTGGGTTCATTTGATGCAACCGAGGATATTGTGCAGGAAGCATTTGTCAAAGCGTATCAGGCCATCGACCGGTTTGACCTGAACCACAGTTTCTACCCCTGGCTGGCCACCATTGCCCGCAACACTGCCTTCAACCTGTTGGAACGGGAGCAGAAAAAAGAATCGCTGGAACAACTGCAGGAAAAAGGCTTTGAGCCTGAGTCAACTCAATTGGGCCCTCTGGAGAATCTCTTGAACGATGAGACGCAAAAGAGGTTCTATCAAGCGGTTAAGGCATTGCCCGACAAGTTTCGCGCAGTGTTTGTGATGCGTCATTTTGAGGACCAAAGCTACACCGAGATTGCCACCTTGCTCAAAATACCGCCCGGAACGGTCGACTCGCGATTGTATCGCGCCCGCAAGATGCTCGTAGACAGTCTGAAGGACCTGTTGTAAAATGAACCACGGATACTATCAGGATAGACTCTCGGCCTACTTCGATCAGGCTCTCACCGGTGAAGAGATGCAGATGATCAAAGAGCATCTCACGTCTTGCGCCGAGTGTCGAGCCCGGCTGGATGATCTGGCCCGGTTAGACAGCCTGATCGAGGACAAGGCCGGACTGGGTGAGTCCGATTATTGGGAAACTGCTGCCCGCAAGATCGAAGACCGACTCACTGTAGCTGAGGAATCCAAAGTAACCGTTGTTCGTTCAGGATGGTTCGGATTGGGGTGGAAACTGGCCGCGGCGGCGGCTTCGATTGCGGCCTTGACCTTTGTCGCCCTGCATGAAGGAGAAATCCGGGATACCGCAATCAAGTCCGATGAATCCTCAGGGATCGGGAAGACAAGTCCACGCACTATCATGGCCCCACCGACACCCGACACCGGGCTCCTTGAGGCGCGAGATGAGATCGACGCCGTCGGCATGACCGACGAGTCAGAAGTAACGCCCGAGTCTGCGGCTGAGCCGGATGCGCGTAAAGCGGCACCGTCCGACGAACCGGCGGCTCCCCCGCCCGTTGATGTTTCGGCGGAGAGTGATGTGATAACAGAACTCAAGGATGCAGAGGCCGCCGGGCGAGGTGTCGACAAAAAACAGAAAGCCCCGTCCAAATCTGAGGATGTGACGTCAGCACTCGAAGCGGATGAACAGCCGGCTGAGTCGGTCGATGAGCTACTGGAATCAGGAGCTGGTGTGGTTACCGATGCCGATGGTGATGTTTTCATCCGAGGCGGCCGGGCTGGAGAGGTCGTGTATATCGTTGACTCTGCACCTCCAGACTCAGCCAGGAAGGAGGTAGCTGATACCTATCTGACCACCTCTGCCACCGATTCGCTTCGCTACACTCTGGACCTGGGTCTATCCCGGGACGTGGATGGGCCGTTGGACTTCCCCGGTTCAAAAGAGGCCTACCAAAACTACCCCACAGGCAGTATCGATCTATCGGACATAGCCGTAATCCCCCCGGAAGCCGAAGCAAAACCGGATACGACTAAGAGCCTGGACGACTGGCGAGCGGTGCGAGATTCACTGCAACCGTATTTCGCGGATAAGCAGTTGGTATATGGCCTGAGGGCACAAAAGTCTATAGAAGCCACGGACGGGTCGGCATCGCCACCGGCTTCCCCTGCCCCCGTAGTCGACACCGTGGTGTCACCCAGGCAACTGGAACGATACCTGGAAGCATGTTACAAGATTGCCGAATTGACCGACCGAGAAAGTGAGTACGACAGCGCCTTGGTCGTTATAGAGAAACACGCCAGAGACAGATACTCACCGGCACGGCATCGGGCCCGTCATTACCTCGACCTGATCGATGAGCTTCAAGAGTAGTAGCCTGACGGTACTGGAAACCCTCTGAGTCTGAAGACTCAGAGGGCACAAGGAACTACGCACCGGACTCCACCTCATGGTGAGCGGAGTCGAACCATGAACGCTTGGTAAGATTCACCCTTCGACTCCGCTCAGGGTGAGGTGGGTACTCCGCTCAGGGTGAGGTGGGTACTCCGCTCAGGGTGAGGTGGGTACTCCGCTCAGGGTGAGGTGGGTACTGTCTGTTCACGTTCGTCGGTGGTGTTGGGCGACCTCGCCCGACACCGGTAAGGCGACAAGTCGCTTCCTTGGGCTTGGCGCGTCGTCACTTTCTGCCAAGCCGTTGCCGGGAAGTCCTCGGGTCTTGTATTAGTGCTGTCAGGCCAGTCGCCCGACAGCCATAATAATCTCATGCTGATTCCCGCCTGTAAAACGGTTGAACTTCCTCAGTTAATCCACGTACCTTATAACCAGAGACAGGCTTACCTTATCTTCAGGAGCTGTTGCTATGGAAAAACGTTTGTACCGGTCGGAAACCAACAAAGTCATCTCCGGGGTTTGTGGCGGATTGGGGGAGTACTTCGAAGTCGACCCGGTCCTTGTCCGGGTAGTGACCGTGATTCTGACCTTAGCCACCGGCGTGGCGATTTTTGCCTATATCGCCGCCTGGATTATCGTCCCGTCGCGTGAGGGGCAAGCCGAATCGGAAACTCCAGTCGCCTCAGAACCGAAATCGGATACATCGTGGCGCAAGTATCTCCCCGGGCTGGTGTTGATAGGTATCGGGGCGGTGCTTTTGATTCGTGAGAGTTTCTACTGGTTTGATTGGTCGGAGTTCTGGCCGGTGTTGATGATTCTGGCCGGGTTAGCTCTCATTTTCAGACGGGGCAGAAAGAGTGACACACAACCTGCTGCTAACAACGGCAGTGCTCAACCGTCTAACGGAGGGCCGATCACATGACGCCGGCGCGATTACGTTGGGGTACCCTGCTGGTTACGGTCGGCCTGCTGTTACTGTTGCGCAACATGGGTGTTTTCAACGATGACATCTGGATTGCGCTGCTGGTTTACTCGCCGCTGGTGTTGATCGCTATTGGCTTAGAGAAGATATTCACCCGCACCCGCGTCCAGATTGTTTCATATCTGACCTCGGCCTTTCTGCTCTTCGGCGGACTGGGTATAGCCTTCTATTCCGGGTCGGGAGGTTACCAAAGCAGCTTCTTCACCGAAAGCAGTCACACCACCCGCTACGAACCGGGGCTTAGAACCCTTCAAGCCGAGATCGCATTGGACGGTACCAACCTGACTATCAGGGATTCAGGCGATGATCTCGTGTACGCCGAGTTTGACCGCTTTACCCGAAAAGCGGTAATCACGGAACTCTTCGAGGGTAACACGGCCAAGATAGCCCTTGAGAGCAAACCGCTGGCCTTCTTCGGCGGCGCCTTAAAGATGGATATCGAAGAGGACCTGGATTGGCGGGTCTGGTTCAATGAGAAGACGCCATTGGACCTGGTTCTAACCGGCAGCGAATCCGACATGCACCTGAACCTGTCGACCACGCCGCTCAAACATTTGAACCTGAATACCGATGACGCTACTATTTATCTGAAGATTGGCGAGCTTGAGCCGTTTGTACGTATCGTCGTGGACGGCAGGGACTCCAGGTTCAAGTTGCGCATTCCCCAGTCGGTCGGTCTGAGGGTCCGTGGCTCCGAGTATCGCAGTTATCTTGAACGACTGGGCTTGATCGGCGATGATGACACCTTCCAAAGCGATGGCTATGACAGCATGAAAACCCAGATCGAGGTTGATCTGGACGAGCGGCTGTCATCTCTCTCGATAGATTATTTCTAAGCCTGCAAAGGCATAGTACGCTCCTGTAGGGGACACTCCGGTGTCCCCTTTTTTTATGTGCTGGAAGCAGGGCGGGTCCGTCCTCGCCCGCGTGCCGCGGCGTGAACCCGCCAAACCGTCAGGCTGGACGCAGAGTGGGTGTCGGGCGGAGTCGCCCAACACCACCCGGCAATATCCGCAGGCGTTGTGCCGGCCGAGTCTTCAGACTCGGCTGTAGCACTTCCGCAGCAAAAAAATGTGACCCTCTCCCCCGGCTCTGGACGTTATAATAGATAGAGACCATCGGACCGATATAGTCAAGGACGACGGAGTCATAATATGTGGTCGAAAAAAGAAATCAAACTCTCAGAAAACGCGCTGACCGTGCTCAAGCGTCGTTACCTCGGCAAGGATAAACAAGGACGCCCGGTCGAGACACCGCGCGAGATGTTCATACGAGTGGCCCGTCACATTGCCGAGGCCGACCGCAATTACTCAGGTGACGACACCCAGGTCGACAGCACAGCAGCCAGTTTCTTCGAGATTATGGCGGACCTGGATTTCCTGCCGAACTCCCCTACTCTCATGAACGCGGGGCGAGCGCTGGGCCAGCTCTCAGCTTGTTTCGTTCTGCCGGTTGGTGATTCGATGGAAGAGATATTCGAGACCAATAAGCAGGCCGCACTGATACATCAGTCTGGCGGCGGCACCGGCTTTTCGTTTTCGCGCCTGCGTCCGCGCGGTTCCATCGTTGCTTCGACGCACGGCGTGGCATCCGGCCCGGTGTCATTCATGAAAGTATACAACGCGGCCACCGAAGCGGTCAAACAGGGAGGCACTCGGCGTGGCGCCAATATGGGTGTACTGAGAGTCGATCATCCGGACATTGTCGAGTTTATTACCTGCAAAGATGACCTGGCTCAGATTACCAATTTCAACATCTCAGTCGGTATCACCGACGCTTTCATGAAAGCGCTGGCCGACGGTGGGAGCTATCCGCTGTACAACCCGCACACCGACTCCACCCACAGCGTGGACGGTCGCGAACAGACTCTTGATGCCGCGGATGTCTTTGGCCTGATTGTCGACCGCGCCTGGCGCACCGGTGAACCGGGAGTCATTTTTCTGGACCGTATGAATCGGGCCAACCCAACCTATCCCTTCGAGTCAATCGAAGCCACCAATCCCTGCGGCGAGCAACCGTTGCCGCCGTATGACTCCTGCAACCTCGGTTCGATAAATCTGTCACACTTTGTCAAAGACTCGTTGCCCTCCAATTACTCGAATGGGCAACCGCATGAAGGTATCGACTGGGAGCGGCTGGCTTCGGTAATCCGCACCGCGGTACACTTTTTGGACAACGTCATCGATCAGAACCGCTATCCCCTGGAGTCAATCAGACAACAGACGCTCAAAAATCGCCGGGTTGGCCTGGGCGTTATGGGTTGGGCCGATATGTTGGTGCAATTGGGACTACCGTACAACAGCGATGAGGCCCTGAACTTAGCCGAGCGAACGATGGCCTTTCTCCAGACAGAGGCACGCAACCACTCATCGGAGTTGGCCAAGCAACGCGGCAAATTCCCCAACTGGGAAGACTCATCATTTGCGCAAGAAAACTTAATCATGCGCAATTGCACCGTGAGCACAATCGCACCGACCGGGACACTATCGATAATTGCCGGTTGCTCGTCAGGGATCGAACCATTCTTCGCCATCGCCTACCAACGAAACGTACTCGACGGCACCCGCCTTACCGAGGTCAATCCACTTTTCAGGCAGGCGGCGCAGCAAGGAGGTTTTTACTCCGACGAGCTTATCAGCCAGGTTTCGCGGGAGGGTTCCCTTGAGAGCATTGATGGCGTCCCCGATGAAATAAAGGCGGTTTTCCTCACGGCAGCGGATATCTCGCCGGAGGACCATACTCGAATGCAGGCGGTCTTTCAAAACCACTGCGACTCGTCGGTTTCCAAGACGATCAATCTCGCCCAATCAGCCGACCGTGATGAAGTCAGGCATGCTTTTGAATTGGCTTTCAACTTAAGCTGCAAAGGAGTGACTATCTACCGCGACGGCTCTCGACCTGAGCAGGTGCTATCCACTACCGGCCCGGCCGAACAGGTGTCTCAGTCGACATCGAAAGTCGAGAAACGACCTGAAGTACTGAGCGGTTTCACTCAGAAAATCAGAACCGGTTACGGCAACCTGTATGTCACCGTGAACACCCGAAATTCACAGCCGTTCGAACTATTCGCCCATATCGGCAAGTCCGGCTACACCACCATGGCTGATACCGAGGCCATCTGTCGGCTGGTTTCGCTTGCCTTGCGCGCCCATGTGCCGGTGGATCGGATTATTGGTCAACTCCGGGGCATCGGCGGGTCCAGCCCGGTTTTCTCCGGCGGGTCAAAAGTGTCGTCGATTCCGGATGCTATCGCCCAGGTGCTTGCCGCCCATTTCGGGTCTTCTACAGGACAGCCCGTCGCACCGGATGAAATCTGCCCGGAGTGTTCGGGCGCCATGGTTTTCGATTCGGGCTGCTTCACGTGTCGCGCCTGCGGTTATTCCAACTGCTAAAACTGCCGATACTAAAGCGTAGCACGGTATCAACCAATGTGCGCTTATTATGATGGTTGAAAGATACATACCCGCAGGCAGAACCTCTCTGGTAAAGACAGGCGCCACCCCTCTGCAATTGCAGACCGAGTACGCCTACCACCCCTACCCTCGTATCACGACCACCATCCAATCTTCCGGGCAGGTGCTGCACAAAGTTGAAAAGCGTCTGGAAAAAGAGATAGGCTCCATCGAAGAGCAGCAACTGATGGAAGATATCATGAAGCGGCAACACGCCGAAGTAGAAGCAATCGTTCGCCGCCGGCCCGACCAACTGCAAACCGAAACAACCGAACGCCCGGAGGAACCACCCGGGGCTGAAACTCCGGACCCGGCTGAGACTGCAAAATCGGTCAAGGATATATTGCGCGAGGTGCCGGGCGTCGAACATATCTTCCGCCTTGAAAACTCAGGACTCTTCCATAGCCAGGCCGTTAGTGATCAGTTCAGGAAATCATTCGCTCAGGTGTTCAAAGGTCTGCAGGAGTTGCTAATGCTCTTTGATGAACTGCCCGGTCCCGGACCAAGGCGTCGTCGTGGAATCTACGAGGTGCAACGCGACCGCCTGTATCTGATCTCGGTCGGCAACGAATGCCTGTTCGTTACCGTAAACCGGGTCGATCATCAAACCGACTATGAGCAGGCGCTCAAGGAAGCTGCCTTCGGCAAATGGGGACCGGATTTCGTCCACCACGATCAAACCAACTAGGGCAGGAGCATTGCGCTGCTGACATTGGCGGGTTCACGCCACGGCGCGCAG
This is a stretch of genomic DNA from Candidatus Zixiibacteriota bacterium. It encodes these proteins:
- the holA gene encoding DNA polymerase III subunit delta, translating into MITPRTLRTEVSAGKFHPAYYFFGADDYRIVEAQKFLVHSFMPDMLKLTNCRKMDARKASCTEVLTELATLPMLGEKQAVIVSNFQSYKPTEVDRILKMLTPADPNRLVILSSPVAKAPKSKSAFIKKMNSLVQVVEFKKIAQEDVKKTIRSRLQKVEIGIEPQALTLLSALVAGNLGPMEAEINKLINYKQAGETVTEEDISSVCSGYADYSIFALADEIVAGRTQTVLKMIDGLIADGNAPFVIASLLQAHFISLYLVKSGKKPLGNRSFLVAKFRQQAALYDQSRLERIIIEIAATDAEFRKQALRPEAALEILALKVIGGKF
- a CDS encoding sigma-70 family RNA polymerase sigma factor — translated: MDETSPEEKAGSPVNKSEAATSERSLIEAAQNGDQRAYGLLIRSHQKRLFRFVYGLLGSFDATEDIVQEAFVKAYQAIDRFDLNHSFYPWLATIARNTAFNLLEREQKKESLEQLQEKGFEPESTQLGPLENLLNDETQKRFYQAVKALPDKFRAVFVMRHFEDQSYTEIATLLKIPPGTVDSRLYRARKMLVDSLKDLL
- a CDS encoding zf-HC2 domain-containing protein, with protein sequence MNHGYYQDRLSAYFDQALTGEEMQMIKEHLTSCAECRARLDDLARLDSLIEDKAGLGESDYWETAARKIEDRLTVAEESKVTVVRSGWFGLGWKLAAAAASIAALTFVALHEGEIRDTAIKSDESSGIGKTSPRTIMAPPTPDTGLLEARDEIDAVGMTDESEVTPESAAEPDARKAAPSDEPAAPPPVDVSAESDVITELKDAEAAGRGVDKKQKAPSKSEDVTSALEADEQPAESVDELLESGAGVVTDADGDVFIRGGRAGEVVYIVDSAPPDSARKEVADTYLTTSATDSLRYTLDLGLSRDVDGPLDFPGSKEAYQNYPTGSIDLSDIAVIPPEAEAKPDTTKSLDDWRAVRDSLQPYFADKQLVYGLRAQKSIEATDGSASPPASPAPVVDTVVSPRQLERYLEACYKIAELTDRESEYDSALVVIEKHARDRYSPARHRARHYLDLIDELQE
- a CDS encoding PspC domain-containing protein; protein product: MEKRLYRSETNKVISGVCGGLGEYFEVDPVLVRVVTVILTLATGVAIFAYIAAWIIVPSREGQAESETPVASEPKSDTSWRKYLPGLVLIGIGAVLLIRESFYWFDWSEFWPVLMILAGLALIFRRGRKSDTQPAANNGSAQPSNGGPIT
- a CDS encoding DUF5668 domain-containing protein; the encoded protein is MTPARLRWGTLLVTVGLLLLLRNMGVFNDDIWIALLVYSPLVLIAIGLEKIFTRTRVQIVSYLTSAFLLFGGLGIAFYSGSGGYQSSFFTESSHTTRYEPGLRTLQAEIALDGTNLTIRDSGDDLVYAEFDRFTRKAVITELFEGNTAKIALESKPLAFFGGALKMDIEEDLDWRVWFNEKTPLDLVLTGSESDMHLNLSTTPLKHLNLNTDDATIYLKIGELEPFVRIVVDGRDSRFKLRIPQSVGLRVRGSEYRSYLERLGLIGDDDTFQSDGYDSMKTQIEVDLDERLSSLSIDYF
- a CDS encoding vitamin B12-dependent ribonucleotide reductase, yielding MWSKKEIKLSENALTVLKRRYLGKDKQGRPVETPREMFIRVARHIAEADRNYSGDDTQVDSTAASFFEIMADLDFLPNSPTLMNAGRALGQLSACFVLPVGDSMEEIFETNKQAALIHQSGGGTGFSFSRLRPRGSIVASTHGVASGPVSFMKVYNAATEAVKQGGTRRGANMGVLRVDHPDIVEFITCKDDLAQITNFNISVGITDAFMKALADGGSYPLYNPHTDSTHSVDGREQTLDAADVFGLIVDRAWRTGEPGVIFLDRMNRANPTYPFESIEATNPCGEQPLPPYDSCNLGSINLSHFVKDSLPSNYSNGQPHEGIDWERLASVIRTAVHFLDNVIDQNRYPLESIRQQTLKNRRVGLGVMGWADMLVQLGLPYNSDEALNLAERTMAFLQTEARNHSSELAKQRGKFPNWEDSSFAQENLIMRNCTVSTIAPTGTLSIIAGCSSGIEPFFAIAYQRNVLDGTRLTEVNPLFRQAAQQGGFYSDELISQVSREGSLESIDGVPDEIKAVFLTAADISPEDHTRMQAVFQNHCDSSVSKTINLAQSADRDEVRHAFELAFNLSCKGVTIYRDGSRPEQVLSTTGPAEQVSQSTSKVEKRPEVLSGFTQKIRTGYGNLYVTVNTRNSQPFELFAHIGKSGYTTMADTEAICRLVSLALRAHVPVDRIIGQLRGIGGSSPVFSGGSKVSSIPDAIAQVLAAHFGSSTGQPVAPDEICPECSGAMVFDSGCFTCRACGYSNC